The following coding sequences are from one Desulfuromonas sp. TF window:
- a CDS encoding amino acid ABC transporter permease encodes MVLDWSVITHYFPFLLKGALLTLQISLVSLVFGLAAGLIAALCVLSKNPLFRWPARFYVWLVRSTPLLVQLFIIYYGLPQFGLSLSPFWSGVLALALNTGAYNAETIRAGILSVPSGQVEAARSLGMGPGLTMRRIVLPQAIRLIIPPLGNNFVILIKDTSLVSTITLVELTLTAQRLIGSTYRPFEMYLMAALLYAVLTTGATVLLRQVERRTAWGAA; translated from the coding sequence ATGGTCCTTGACTGGTCGGTCATCACCCATTACTTCCCCTTTCTGCTGAAGGGAGCCCTGCTCACCCTGCAGATCTCCCTGGTGTCGCTGGTCTTCGGTCTGGCCGCCGGACTGATTGCGGCGCTCTGCGTCCTTTCGAAGAACCCGCTCTTCCGCTGGCCGGCACGGTTCTACGTCTGGCTGGTCCGCTCGACGCCGCTGCTGGTGCAGCTTTTCATCATCTACTACGGCCTGCCGCAGTTCGGCCTCAGCCTCAGCCCGTTCTGGTCGGGGGTGCTGGCCCTGGCCCTGAACACCGGCGCTTACAACGCCGAAACGATCCGGGCCGGCATTCTCTCCGTCCCCTCCGGGCAGGTCGAGGCCGCCCGCTCCCTCGGCATGGGGCCGGGGCTGACCATGCGCCGCATCGTCCTGCCGCAGGCGATTCGCCTGATCATACCGCCGCTGGGGAACAACTTCGTCATCCTGATCAAGGACACCTCGCTGGTCTCCACCATCACCCTGGTGGAACTGACCCTGACCGCCCAGCGCCTGATCGGCTCCACCTACAGGCCGTTTGAAATGTACCTGATGGCGGCCCTGCTCTATGCGGTTCTGACCACCGGCGCCACCGTCCTGCTGCGCCAGGTGGAGCGGCGCACGGCATGGGGGGCGGCATGA
- a CDS encoding transporter substrate-binding domain-containing protein — translation EPYYRSGAQLFVGRGSSLDSAEELGGRTVGVTLGTTYEEWVRKNLPDTEVRTYKGVPEMILEVVNRRIDGFITDRIVGAIAIDEKNAPIKMAGPLLYEERMGIALRKGNPELKQAIDAALEKIRERSDYRRISMQWLKIDAR, via the coding sequence GAGCCGTACTATCGCTCCGGAGCCCAGCTGTTCGTCGGGCGCGGCTCGAGTCTCGACTCCGCGGAAGAGCTTGGGGGCAGAACGGTGGGTGTGACACTCGGCACGACCTACGAAGAGTGGGTGCGGAAGAATCTGCCGGATACCGAGGTGCGGACCTACAAGGGGGTGCCCGAGATGATCCTCGAAGTGGTCAACCGGCGCATCGACGGATTCATCACCGATCGGATCGTCGGCGCCATCGCCATCGATGAAAAGAACGCTCCCATCAAAATGGCCGGCCCGCTCCTTTACGAGGAGCGCATGGGGATCGCGCTGCGCAAGGGGAACCCGGAACTGAAACAGGCGATCGACGCGGCCCTGGAAAAGATCAGGGAACGAAGCGACTACCGCAGGATCAGCATGCAGTGGCTCAAGATCGACGCGCGCTGA
- a CDS encoding transporter substrate-binding domain-containing protein, translated as MPRPVLVAAVFLLFISTVSPCTAGELADIKQKGELSFAMTGQYPPFNFVDENNRLTGFDVEICTA; from the coding sequence ATGCCCAGACCTGTCCTTGTCGCTGCCGTCTTTCTGCTCTTCATTTCCACCGTTTCCCCCTGCACCGCCGGCGAACTGGCCGACATCAAACAGAAAGGGGAGCTTTCCTTCGCCATGACCGGGCAGTATCCCCCGTTCAATTTCGTGGACGAGAACAACCGGCTCACGGGGTTCGACGTGGAAATCTGCACGGCCAT
- a CDS encoding PRC-barrel domain-containing protein, whose product MKKSIYISAFVAGCSLLLAAGGFAAEEKMGEQKQQKQEQPMQQQQARQEGQQKSQYAQQLMTANEIEGMKIQNQQGEEIGSVDKVVLDSQDGQIAYVVVTSGGFWGMGGEKAVIPWKAVQLQQQAEGDKPMLMVNVSKEQLKNAPQGDIQEILDRRQAEQIHQYYGVAPYWEGQQEPQQMQQPQQMEQQMEQKQEQMEQKLEQQEEKRERMQ is encoded by the coding sequence ATGAAAAAGAGCATCTACATTTCAGCCTTTGTCGCAGGATGCAGTCTCCTGTTGGCCGCCGGCGGCTTTGCCGCCGAGGAGAAGATGGGAGAGCAGAAGCAGCAGAAGCAGGAACAGCCGATGCAACAGCAGCAGGCCCGTCAGGAAGGACAGCAGAAGAGCCAGTATGCCCAGCAGCTGATGACGGCGAATGAGATCGAGGGGATGAAGATCCAGAACCAGCAGGGCGAAGAGATCGGCAGCGTGGACAAGGTCGTGCTGGACAGCCAGGATGGGCAGATCGCGTATGTGGTGGTGACCTCCGGCGGCTTCTGGGGCATGGGCGGCGAAAAAGCCGTTATCCCCTGGAAGGCCGTGCAGCTCCAGCAGCAGGCGGAGGGTGATAAGCCCATGCTGATGGTGAATGTGAGCAAGGAACAGTTGAAGAACGCTCCCCAAGGCGACATCCAGGAAATCCTGGATCGCCGGCAGGCCGAGCAGATCCATCAGTACTACGGCGTCGCCCCTTACTGGGAAGGGCAGCAGGAGCCGCAGCAGATGCAGCAGCCTCAGCAAATGGAACAACAGATGGAGCAAAAGCAGGAGCAAATGGAGCAAAAGCTGGAGCAGCAAGAGGAAAAACGGGAGCGTATGCAGTAA
- a CDS encoding efflux transporter outer membrane subunit translates to MIRKIRKAWFIFSALLLSACTVGPSYNPPAPPMPLTWQETAPWRPAEPRDAVPRGAWWTVFGDPALNRLEEQAMAANPGLQIALSRVAQARAALGFSRADRVPRIDLGASAFRSRTSADFSRTGEGETSTFIDLPVDLGYEIDLWGRVRNSVETAAAEAEASAADYHSARLSLQTEVARLWFTLRALDSESLLLRRAIELREENLQLVRSRFEAGDISKLDLNRAETELAAAEADVKSVLRSRAALVHALAVLTGQPASGLAVASNPLDLAPPSLVPGLPSTLLERRPDVAAAERRMAAANARIGVAHAAFFPAVTLFGTAGFQSTELSDLFSWDNHTWALGPAVSLPLFDGGRNRANLRRSEAFWNETAADYRATVLAAIGEVEDGLSGLRYLSEEADSLEKAVTAAEEAAELSRKRYRAGMVSYLEVVDAERGMLQYQRQAVRVLGLQLETSAFLIKALGGGWDEGEAGQVALNF, encoded by the coding sequence TTCTCTCCGCCTGCACCGTGGGCCCATCCTACAATCCCCCCGCCCCCCCCATGCCCCTCACCTGGCAGGAAACCGCCCCTTGGCGGCCGGCCGAACCCCGTGACGCCGTCCCCCGCGGCGCCTGGTGGACCGTCTTCGGCGATCCGGCCCTGAACCGCCTGGAAGAGCAGGCCATGGCCGCCAACCCCGGACTGCAGATCGCTCTGTCCCGGGTCGCTCAGGCCCGGGCCGCGCTCGGGTTCAGCCGGGCGGACCGGGTCCCCCGAATCGACCTGGGCGCCAGCGCCTTCCGCTCCCGCACCTCCGCCGACTTCTCCCGCACCGGGGAGGGGGAGACCTCCACCTTCATCGACCTCCCCGTCGACCTGGGGTACGAGATCGACCTCTGGGGGAGGGTGCGCAACTCGGTGGAGACCGCCGCCGCGGAGGCGGAGGCCTCGGCCGCCGACTACCACAGCGCCCGGCTCTCCCTTCAGACCGAGGTGGCCCGGCTCTGGTTCACCCTGCGGGCTCTGGACAGCGAATCGCTCCTGCTGCGCCGCGCCATCGAGCTGAGGGAAGAGAACCTGCAACTGGTCCGCAGCCGTTTCGAGGCCGGAGATATTTCCAAGCTGGACCTCAACCGCGCCGAGACGGAGCTGGCCGCGGCCGAGGCGGACGTGAAGAGCGTCCTACGCAGCCGCGCGGCCCTGGTCCACGCCCTGGCGGTCCTCACGGGGCAGCCGGCCTCCGGCTTAGCCGTGGCAAGCAATCCCCTCGATCTCGCTCCTCCGTCCCTCGTCCCCGGCCTCCCCTCCACCCTGCTGGAGCGGCGCCCTGACGTGGCCGCCGCCGAGCGCCGCATGGCCGCCGCCAACGCCCGCATCGGCGTGGCCCATGCCGCCTTTTTCCCCGCCGTCACCCTGTTCGGAACCGCCGGATTCCAGAGCACCGAGCTCTCCGACCTCTTCTCCTGGGACAACCACACCTGGGCCCTCGGACCGGCCGTCTCCCTCCCCCTCTTCGACGGCGGGCGCAACCGGGCCAACCTGCGAAGAAGCGAGGCCTTCTGGAACGAAACGGCCGCCGATTACCGAGCGACGGTCCTCGCCGCCATCGGGGAGGTCGAGGACGGCCTCTCCGGCCTGAGGTATCTGAGCGAAGAGGCCGATTCCCTGGAGAAGGCCGTCACGGCCGCCGAAGAGGCGGCGGAACTCAGCCGCAAACGGTACCGGGCGGGGATGGTCAGCTACCTCGAGGTGGTCGACGCCGAGCGGGGCATGCTCCAGTATCAGCGCCAGGCCGTTCGCGTTCTCGGCCTGCAGCTGGAGACGAGCGCATTTCTGATAAAGGCCCTTGGGGGAGGGTGGGATGAGGGGGAGGCGGGGCAAGTGGCGTTGAATTTTTAA